In the genome of Populus trichocarpa isolate Nisqually-1 chromosome 10, P.trichocarpa_v4.1, whole genome shotgun sequence, the window TGAGAGAGATTGGTTTGATGGTTctaagcatagttattaaaatccatgtaaatatagattatacatattatgaagtttaaaagaatattttaaaaagttttttatcctacattaaaaagatattatgttaagcttttaagttaaagtatttaaactaaaaaagttttttatcccacattgaaaaaatataatttttttcttgaaaacatagagtatatatactaatgagtttcaaatcccacattgaaaaaacataacttttttcatgggaacatagagtatatatatatatgaaagggtttcaaatcccacattgaaaagataatatattatccttttaagttgaagtatttaaaccaaaaggttttttatcccacattgaaaaaacatgatttttttcttgggaacatagagtatatatactaatgggtttcaaatcccacattgaaaaaacatggtttttttcatgggaacatagagtatatatatgaaagggcttcaaatcccacattgaaaagataccatgttatccttttaagttgaaatatttaaactaagaggtttttatcccacattgaaaaaacatgatttctttcatgggaacatagagtatatatactaatgggtttcaaatcccacatttgaaaaaaaaaaaaaaaatcgggtctcgtccgggttcgcccgggtcacccgggttccgggtcgacccgccgggtcgcccgggtttgaCCAGGCcgttgccacagccggtcttttattaaacccggaccggtccagccaccaggtcgacccgccgggccaggccgggtttaataacagtggTTCTAAGTGGTTGAAAATTGTGTGTATAGGTTAAGGTTGTATATTTgcaatattttatgatttttattattattattattttgacatacaaaaataatagaaataatgaaatagttaaaattattgaaaaagaatattttttttattttttttcaaaatataaaaaaaaattaatagtaaaaaataaggttacaacaaaaaatattgaatgaaggatagatttaaattttattgagaatGTAGATGTAAATAACTTGAAATgttttaaatatagaaaaaattttaCTAAAATTCTAGTAGAAATTTTAGTAGATCACaagttaatattgaaaaactaaCATTATGTTAAATGAAATGTGTTTattgtaaaagaagaagaagaagaagaatttacTCTGTTTTCTTGAGTTTAAGGCTAAATATAGCTTTATAATCATTAAGATTGAGGGGTGTTACACCTAGCATGCTGGCCACCTagaccatttttttattttttaatattggttttttattgattttttttatctttttattttctattcataactcgggttgacctgagtcaatttaatttgtcatcgttttaattttttttaaaagatatattcttaatttttctttttaagtctaccattttttattggttatttagGTTACATTTAGACCAGCTTGTCTTGTCTTTTGTTAatcatttgttttgttctttgtttttttttttttttttttactttgggaTCGTCAAGTCAATAAAATCACATTAAGGTAACTTCAAtacgatttaatttgaaacttgaatGAGGCAAAGAGTAGAATCATATCAtgtctaattaaaaaaaaattatttaattttacaatttatttttaatactactAATAATAAACAttgtagttttatttaaataatatagttttatttaaataatattttatttgagtaaAGCTAAACGATTTTGTTAGACATTTTAAATACTATGAATAAGacaattataattgttattactGTCATAAAAGTACTAGTAAATTTAATCAATGAGAAAAATTAAGCAATATTgtctaaatatatttaatttaaattattatataagtaATAGATTAATTGTTGGTTTGCACTTATAAAACTAATAAGATATGAATAtcagagaaaatatataaatagaaagatatttgatgtatgtttttttatatttgtctcaATTAAAAGGactttgtaatttaaaattgaagttgGAAGTTAACTTGTTTGAACTTTAAAGTTCTAAGTTAACTGGTTTGAACTCTAGATTTAGTTTTAGATATACTCAagtaatttcaaatttatattatagAGTTATACGAGTATCAATATGATCAAATCCACTCCAAACAAACAGTAGTTCAACTAAAGAagcaaccaaatattaaaacaatttgaatgtAAAGTAAACTCAATAACTTAGAAAATGAATACTTACATTCATAGAGTGATGCCTACTCTCATTACATCCACTTATATGAACAAAATCAGATCtaaatttgaccttaaaatgtTTGCTAACTAGTTGTACGAGTTTGGACATATATCTCAAATTATACATCGGGTCGAAATGAAGCACAAAACATCAACTatctgatattttttcaaagctTTTAGGTAAGGATCACATTTGTGAAATAACAAGGACCTTAGGCTTTAATCATGCTAATGatatttaaggttttatttttgcGTGTATATATTACTGAAAATAAGTTGGACATGTTTAAGTGATAAGATGTATActcttttaacatgaaaaatctaTGTTGTTGCAAAATTCACTAACAATATAGACCTGGGACGAACAAATCAATTGGTTCGTTATACCGGTTCAACTGATTGATCGGTTGAAACAGAGAAACAGAGCACCGCTACTGTGtgaacattaaattttttagatttgagttGGGTTTGTCTACAAGTTGGACAAAAAGGTGTATATAGACTCAAAAAACATGTTCGATAGAGAAACTAAACAAATCTTGAGGTTTGTGTGAAACGCTAAAGGAATGTGGAATCAAGGAGCAAATAGGTTAATGTCCTTACATCATACCAAGGTGATAGTTTTCAAAGATTTCTTAGTTGTTTTGCAAAAAGGTCAATAGCCATTGAAAGAGGATTAGGAATTGATTTTCATGCTTTCAGCATTAATGGAATATATGCATCCATAGGTTggagtagtttatttttttaaagaaacctAACTACCCTAAGCTtattagaatgtttttttaataaatatgaggATTAATGTTGAGTCTAGGATTGTAAGTAGTCTGCAAGATAAACATATTGAATTCGATTGTCAAATACTTACGGATATTTTAGGAATTTCAAATGAAGGTCCTAGGGtttttgaaatcaagataattCCTACAATTTAAGGGTTTATATATGATGAAACAATGATTTTGCATACTGATAGGAATGATTTTGCTCATAGAGCAAAGATTAAAAGCCAAGACCTGCTTTTTTGGCCTAGATTATTGCATATGATCATAACACATAATATTCTGCCTAAAAAGAGACATTATGATGAGGACACATTCATGGGTATGTGCTTGATTTATTGTATGATTTGAAATAGGCCTATTAATCTTCCATATATTATTATTCGCAATATAATCATGGCTTATGATCAGAAGCAAAAGTCTATTCTCTATGGTTAAGTCTTGACATGCATATTTGAGcattatgatattttgttaacAGGTACAAATAGGAAATTATATTCGCaacaatacaaataaataatagaacTCTGACCAAAATGAAATTTGTATTGAATGAGGATGATGCATGAGTTTCTAGGATTCAAATAGGCATACATGTTGAGGATGATGAACAACATGGCAGTAGCAGTGATGAATTTGAAGTCATGTTTAAGACACCACCAACTCCTTCCTCACATGAACATGATGGCTACTTGGATATTTAAGGTGGAAGATCAACTACAGCATATTGAGACCGAGGTGTAACATATGCGAGGGGATGTGCGCTATCTACGTGACATTCAAACTTGTATTATTGATGAcctatcaaagaaaaaacaacaacatgatGGCTAATATGTTCTCTCGCTATCCACCATTATAGATCTCTTATACCAGCCATATATTGTTTCTTATGCTTCTAtggttttactttttaatttgtaatgaatattgtACTTTTGGAAATTATGCAATGTATGCTTTCATTCCTTTCTGTAATTTACATTATCTTATTTGTTTATCTATTTACctctttattatatatatttttgttgatgacaAAAAGGGAGAGAAATATGATAGATAACATAAAAACGGGAAAAATGTAATAAATAACATACGCATATATTTAGGGGGGAATTTTGTTTTCCTAAAATGCATgtcattttttaacatgaaattgTTGTAGAATCACTTAGATCATGTTACTATGATTAAAGTTTCCTATGTATTGCATTGCAAGAGATAgggaaagatatttttttcatatctaaGTTATCTATTAAttgttatcttaaaaaaaacagagagagagagaaattgttGACCCGTGGAtgacatattaatatttttatatattttgatgataaaaataattgaaaaatgaacTAATAATATGCttgattgaaaataagtttaaacAGGTTTATATGAAAATCACATCAACAAGCATGCAGAATTGaatgaagaaatcaatcaaTAAGTCCAAGATGCAAAGCAAGTaaagacttattttttttaagtattcattttagtgctaaatgtataaaaaaattttgcttgatagcacaattaaaatgaaatcaCACATTTTACATTGCATGCATTACATGATTGATACatgatttgataaaatctaGATTAGTCTGTTCAAGTTTCACCAGGTTTAATACTGTTAAAATTGGTATTCTGCATGAACCAGTCAACCATTTAGTTATACTAAGTGAACTGGTCGACCACTTGTTCATCAAGGATGAATACCTGGAAATCTACAGGAACTAGTCGATTGATCGTCCTAACTAATATAAACTGGTCGACCATTTTATCTGTCAGAAGAACAATAACGACTATaaaacaactatatatatatatatatatatatatatatatgattacaTAAAGAATCAAACCATATATCATATACATgttatcttaaaagaaaaaacacttcaaaatcaTTAATCCCTAATTATACTCATATTAGTGCATTAAAACCTTTATAATCTTgcacaaaattatacattctcATTCTCACAACACTTGAACACTTTCCAATCCATTAAGTGCTATCTTGTGAGATATAGAGATATTAGaacttttaattgtattatcTACTCTTTATGAGAGTGTTGTTACATTTCAAACATTTATAATCCTTCAAAAATTTAAGTGAAAAACTCTATGTCATTATCACTAAGGTGAAGAATTTTAAAGAGAGTATTTCTTCCAATGATGAAAAAGATCTTGGTGAGAATTCATCAAGGACATTGTAATCTTTGGCTTTGATTAGTAAAGAATACAATACTCAAGATCGATTTAGTACTTGAGATGTGGATGTAAGCTTGTTAAACCACATTAAAAACTGAGTTTGCAATTTCCATTCCTATACTCTTTACTTTAAGCACTTTAATTACATTATACTGTTagttaattgtgtttaattgattcaattacaatatttgttattattagtgaAATACCTAATTCACATCCCTTAgatgttattattgttttaatactAAACCAAcaaatttttcactttttaaatttttttaacacatttttatgttcatattaattaaatgtaatggcttcactaaaaattattaaattagttaattTCAATACCTAATCTTACAAAGTACATGTGTGTTTGTGTAAATTatccatttaatttataacaaagaaattgaagaaacctaataaaaatgagcaattatattttaaaagtacattagttttttttatttttatcatcatgaCTAAAATATCCATTACCATAAACTGTTAAATAACGTTCTCAGGTATTTTTCTTAAGAGCATGaaagtttattaattaattaagatattacttaatcaataaatcaataatttattaatgtatacattattaataaaaaaaattatcaaggtattctttatttttctcaaaaaaataaacatattatatatatattgtgattatatgaatattatctaattattgATTACAAATTATCATTATTCTatagttcttttcaaaaattatattttttaaaaataaaaattaagtatctTTTGAACTactaaagaaaaatcaaggtgattttaaagttattaaatgataaacaaattattaaaaacatgatgaaaaatgacagaaaataaagttgaagatgatagttttatatcaaaaaaaagaTGCTCTCAAAGCAAGAATCACGttacattgttttcttttttttttttttttttttttttgcaatataaGAACTTTAGCAATATAAGAACACCAAACCATAGCTTAGAGGAAttattaaagttatattttccAAAGACCTCTTTCAATCAtggatttatataattttaatacatataaatattattaatttatatatcaaataaaatctacatgtttttttaatattattttataaatttaccaTATTAGTCTCAAGactggtaaaaatattatttaatcaagGTTATTATccctttttaatctttttcttttatcctttttccATTTTGAATTACACTGCCAAACATCTTAATTATGATAGTGAATAATTAAAGTAAGCCTTAACCagtaaaatcaagaaacattaTGCAATTAACCTTGTATAATTAATCACGAGGAataactcaactggtcagattTTGAGTTTGCTCTAATGGTCACAAGTTCAAGTCCTCTCAGGACCACTAGAGGCTTaaatagtcgttaacttcaggacccgtgaaattagttaaggtacacgcaagctgacccgaacactcgcattaataataataataaaaaaaaaagatacattaTGCAATGAACGACAATACTATTGAGCTTATAGCGAGCATAGAACCACCGAGTTCTTCAGCACATGTATTTGATTTCTGTTTGAAATTGGAAAAAGGGATAAAGAAATGATCGAGGGCAAAACACTTCTGATTATCACAGATTTTACTcagatattgtaaaaaaaaaaaaaaaaaggaaatgactTCGAGCTACGTAGGTATCAGTGCTAATATCTGATTCCTAATAATGCCCATGCATTTCTGTATCTCTGCATAAATGGGAAGGTTTGTTGAACAACATGGCTTCAAACTTGTAACTGCAGAATCCAGTACCACGGCTACGTCACTCGGTGGAAATTGTCTTTCTGTACATCTCtgcaatttgttttcttaagacAATTAGGGATTGTTCTCAACAACAATCAATCAATGAGAAAGACTATTTTTGTAGGAGAAAAGGAAAGTATATTACACATCCTAACAATACTTGCCTGAATCATTAGTAAAGTAGCTACACAGTGTGAAATAAGCTCTGTAGGGATTTGTACTTCATTTTGGGTGGACAAATTGTTAAACTTTGCATCAGGTGCATCGTTAATTGCCTCTGGATTTGCTGCACAGGAACTTAAATGATCCTGAGAAGCCAGAGTACCTTGAGCTGAAATTGCAGGGATAGAAGATCTAATGGCTGGCACACTTAAATCATCTGCTGAAAGCTTATTATTTACAAAATCTATGGCGTCCTCAATACTATCAATGCTGCTTCCTTCCTTCTTCAAGGATAACATTGCCTGAAATAGTTAAGGTCATAAAAGATGCAGTATAAACAGTTGACTACAATGCAGGGCTCGCCATCAAAGACATGCTAATAGCCCTAATTTTTCTTCCAGACAACTTATGAGCATAGAGTTCTAACTATATGGTCCCCTTAGAAAGAGAAATACAATTGGTGGAAGATTAATATTGGTCTATAAAATAGCAAAATTTGCTGACAGATGCAGGAGAATTGTTTCTCATACCTGCATAGCTGCATCAACCATTGTCTGGGCTTTCGTTCTTGAACTTTCAACAATTTCCACCACATGAGATCCAGATTCTTGAGTATCATCCGTAGAAGAATCGAAGGAGCTGCTATGGCATGCTGGCTCATCTATATTGGCTCCAGGCTTCAGCAACACATGAGGGATGTTCCCTTGGTATGTGTTACGTTCCCTCAAGCAAAAGAGAGCAGAAGAAACCTGCATGAAGAAAGACAAGCAATTGGTGCTTGCATGATAAAGGAAAGGAATTGAATCTGAAAATTGTCCATGTCTCATACCAGCTCATTGACCTCATTTAACTGTAGGAGTACTGCAGCATAGTGCTTTTTAAAAACTTCCGAATCCTTGAGAGAGTAATCTCCATGTTTTTGGCTTTCCAACACCTCATCATTCATGTGCTTCAACTCAGACACGACAGCCTCCTGCAGGTTTAAATATCCATAAGCTTTTTTTCAAACACCATTGTCATCAGAATCATTCAAAAGGTTTTCTATACGAGTGACAAGAGCAGATACCATgtgaaacataaataataaactttCTACATTAATGATTAACCGATGCAAAGCTAATTTAAATAGTACTCAAAGTACATGAAACGTGTAGTTATGCAAATAATGGTATATAACACTAAATATGAAATCGAGAGCCCATAAATGTAAAGAGATCATCACAAGTGATGCATCAATCCTTGATTTAGTAAACTAGTGAAATATATCAAAGTGAAAACATAAACAGTTTAGGCATAATTAGCAGTATGAAATACAACCTTTTTGTCAAGAGCTTGAGTTAATTCAGAAAGAGCATGGATATCAGCTTCCTTAGCTTGGATCTGTGCACAAAAAGAAGGCTGGGCACCAACAGTTTCACCTCCAATATTGACTTGTGTGTTAGAACCTAACAAACCCCCCTGGTAAAGACAATTCTTCTTCGATAAATGAATAATGATATAATATTTACACGAAATACTTGGCAACATCAATGGAACCATAAGGCTGTGGAGTTATTCACGGTTGATATAGCACAACTTCAATAAGGACGatccaattaaaaattcaatggaTACTATTTTAGTTCATCCATTACCTAAAAAAGATTAGGCAATGTTCTTGAATCTCATTAAATTGTACTCTGAGAACTTGGGTCATTAAACTAGTTGAAACATAAAATATCCCTACAAAGTGCCATATTAGATCCTAAATGTGTTTTAGCATCTGACATGAAAACTCTTAAGAACATCCATACGAGGCTTAGTTAAACATTTAAACCCCAAAGCATAAGTTACTACGTGAATAAAGTCATTGACAACATGACCCCACACTAAGTACTCTTAGGCAATTACTCAGAAATTTGACAGGACATACAAGAGGTGGCTTGTCTCAGTAGTGAACTGTGCCCTTCATGAATATAGagccaatataaaaaaaccacacTGCAGTTTAAATGCAAAAAGATCCTCCATTTTTCAGCAgaaaacagattttaattgCTTAGCACATCTAACATTTAGGAAGACTTCAAAACTGATCAAATGTGATAAGCATATGGCTGAATTTAAATTCCTAGGACTGCGCACCTTTGGCTGCTGTAATAAATCGCTACTAGGATAAGTCAATGGGGAAGTATGTGGAAGAGCACTGGCACCCTCCAGGTTCTCACATGgtgaaaatttgaattcttcCATCTTCTCTGCTGGTCGCACATTGATTTTGAGCTCATTTAAGTTCTTAATGTATCTATTCAAGGCAATATTGTGCCCAATCATAGATGCAGGCATGTTTTCCAATGGATTCAAAGGCATGCAATGGACATCCTGCAGTAAAAAAGAAGACTTGAAACAGGATAAATATACTGATTGAAGAGTGCTGAAATAAGATAAATTGGACTATTGGCTCTTGAATGCAAAACAAAGTGAACGGAGGGCATAAAAGATATTTGCAGCATGTCCTGAAGTCACAATCTATTTTTCCTTGAGACAGAAGTGGAAAGTATACTCACTTCATATGTTGGTAAAGTATATTCACTACATTTTCTAACACCTACTTACTGGAACAATTGTAAGCATCCAGAATACACAACCAGCTTGATATTCAGGTATCCAAGTCACTGACATGTGAAGGTGATGTTTCTAGTATAATAGGCGGTTGTGTAGAAGTGTATTAAAACTTAAATGCATCGGTGCTGTTCACTGCTGATGGTAAGCTATCTCCTTGCAGATTAAGACAGTGGAAGAAAACAGTTTTTAGAGTTCATTTGCCTTGCCTAATTTTTCTGTATTTTGCAATTAGATTCTTAGTTCGTgaattgcaaggaaaaaaagaaatattttaactttGGTAAGAAAAACAGATCCAATATCCTTAGTTTGTGAACTATCACTGCTAGTTACTTATATTTAGATCATATTCACCATAACTGCAAGATAAACTTACCACAATTTAGTTAACCAGGTGCAATGCAACAAACTATAAAGCACAAGCATACTGAAAgtcaatcatcaaatgaaaatgtcttattttcataaaacaacTCAATAAAGACAAATAACTTACCATGACAAATTCAACCCCTAGTTCAGGTCGGTCAAACTGAACACAGCAGCGACTATGATCAACAGTTAATATACTTCCATCATGAATCTCACTTGTCCTTGGATGAAGAGCAAGAATGCGTTGACCAACTGATAAAGGTCGGGCTAAATCAGTTGGTAGTCCATCCATAGTTCCAGCACGGAGTTCTGCATAATGTTCTCTAACAGATTCTCGATATTGGTAAagcttctctttctcttccttcAAAAATTGCTCTGAAAATCTTCGTGGTTTACCAAGGGAACTGCATTGATGAGATAATCCAAATCAAATTCTCTAGCTAAGACTTCAAGGATATGTCAAAGATAGCATCGAACACACATGCAAGATAAAATTGGAAGCCACAGACCTCCGAATGACACCCCATTCAACACGAGTTAGTCTTGGGATATGAGCCAATCCAACATGCTCCAGGTATTCAACAAATTCCCTTTTAGCAAACCATGGATAATCTATTGCACTATTGAACCATTCAAAAACACACCATCTTCGGACTAGATACCGGGAAAGGCAATTAGAAAGCTTTCCCTGCAATTATGAAATATACATATGAAAAAGATAACTAGATATTCAGGAAGTTAACTCATGGATATGTAAATAATTAGCACATATCTAACCTTAAGACTAGGAACTCTGTCCTGGAATGAAGGAATGACAGTATTAGATTGGCTATTTACAATATTCTCTGAAGACTTGGAATCTTTCTCGACCAAGAGCTTCGGAGTGTTTAGCTTACGGCTACTCCTCACTTTAGTAGGCATGTTGAATTGGTTGGCAGATAAAACCCGGATGGTAGTTGGAGCAAAATCATTCAATTCCCTTCCATGATTATTACTAGAAGAAGTACGTTCTGCAGGTTTCATCAATTTCCCTTCTTTAAAGCATGGGGCATCCTGCGAGCATTTTCCTTTACTCACAAAGTTATCATCATCTTTTGTAATCTACATCGAGCACAGAGATATAAGAATAACATCATTTAATAGGTCCTAGAAATAAAAGTTTCTATGTAGAAAGCACATTGATAGTGAACTTAAGTGACATTGGGCAGATGCGTCAAAATGCAGACTAATATAATAGAGGATCAATACTATGGATGAACGATGATGTAGAACAATTATCCTAAGAGTTTATAGACTAGATTGACAAGGTCAAGCCTGAAAAAAAGTCTGCAAAGAAACCCAAAAGCATCTAATATGATGCCtaaagttattgtttttctattttaattatttttctagttaattttggattttaattatttgtttcctaTTAACTtaggaattttaatttaattagtattttactatttagtaATCCTAATGCTATATGAATtctattaattagataaaatttaattaagaatcatTTTTTGTAAAGGATTTTAGgactaatataaatagagatgtctaatttattttatggagaTTTAGATTATGATTCAGATTTGATAAAGATATTAGACAATTTTCTCTAGATTTCTCTACAGTTAGATTGTAACCTTAAGGCTTGAGAACCTTAATTTTATCTTCACTATACGCTATGTCAGGTGACATTAGAGTGGGTCAGCATTCGGATTAATGGCAAACCGAGAAGAGAATTGTGGAGCACAACCGTATCTTTGTGACGGTGATTAAGGGATGAAGGCTATTTGGGATTAGTTAGATTGTCATTCAGAAGCGATTTGGTGACATCAACACCAGATTTAATGACCTTACAATCAGGCTTGAGGCAATATGGTTGCTTGCAAACAAGAATTGAGGAAGAAAAAAGGCACGCGTCAGGGATGACGCCTGCAACCAACCTATCCCTAAATCAGCTTGTGCAAATCCTTGTGGTCAATATGAATACGGATATTCATCTGATGAAGATCGAGGTAAGGTTGCTAGAAATAATAGGTATTATCAAgacttttgtataattttttttttgtggtgatTTAGGAGTTATTTGATTGGTTAGCTGAGTGTGATTGATTTTATGAGTATAAGTGAATTTCATATTCGAGAAATGGTAAAAACTGTTGGGTTTAAATTGAAGCACATGGCCTTAGTTTGGTGGGATAAGCTATTGGAGGCGAGAGGGTAAAAGACCTATTGAAACTTGGGAGCGGATGAAGCAATTATTGAGAGGTAGATTTTTGCCCCTTGATTATGATCAACTTCTGTTCCATAAGTATCAGAGGTATTCCCAAAGTTCCTAAACTGTGCATGAATATACAACGAAATTTTTACACCAAGCTGAGCGAAATAATTTGCGTGAAACTGATGGGCAATGGGTTGCTAGATATGTAAAAGGATTGAAACCTGCCATTAGAGATAGAATCGAGCTTTAGATGCTGCTAAATGTTATTGATGCACGAAATATGGCTTTTAAGGGCAAAGATGTTGATGTAGGATAGAACCAATACGAGATTTGATCATCAAATTAGGGTTCCTACCATAGAGCCTTGATTTACACCTGTTGAGAAGAGTAAACTGCCATAGACAATCAATCCATCCAAGCAAGCTACTGTTAGCTCTGACTGATAAGAATAGGCCCCAAACAATTTCTGACAAGGATAACCAGAAGAGATATAATCCTTATGCCAAGCCGCCTTCAATAAAGTGTTATAGATGCGATCTAAAAAGGCATAGATCCATTGTATCTCCTCAGAGGAGGCTTGTGAGCGTGATTGAACATGAGGATGAAAAGTgtacaaaatatacaaaattgtATCCAAAGGAGTGTTGTGAATTTGATGGTGAGAGTGAGTATGTTAGTCAGACGTATATGGTGAGACGATTATTAGGGACACCAAAAGTTGATGAGACATGACATCACAAGCTTTTTCATACCGGGTGCACGGTAAACCAACAAATTTTTTACCTTATTACTAATAGCGGTAGCTGCAAGAATATTATTGGTAGAGAAACCGTTGTTAAATTGGGTTTGAATATGGAGAAACATGATGAACCTTAAACATTAGGTTAGATTAAAGAGGCACCAAAAGTAACAacaattgaaagattaaaagttCTTTTTTTCATAGGCAAGTATAGGGATGAAGTTTATTGTGATGTAATTGACATAAATACTTGTAACTTGTTGTTTGGTAGGCTATGACAATATGAAGTAAATACATGGCATGGGGGGCGAGAAAACATCTATAGATTTGCTAAGgataatgttaattttattttgatgcctCTAAAGGGGAATTCCCAACCAAAAGCTCGGAAGGCTGGAGGAAAAGGATTCCTTACTATTACCCAATCTTTGTTAGAAATTAAGAGAGATTTAAAGGAGATGAAGAAGTACATGCTTTAATTGTGAAGTCCATGTTGTCCGAAGAAACTGATAAGGCAATAGAGGTACCTGAAGCTATTCTCTATTGCAGGAGTTTTAGGAAATTAT includes:
- the LOC7475371 gene encoding protein ALWAYS EARLY 3 isoform X1, which translates into the protein MAPSRKRSVNKRYSNIDEVSPNKNAAEIANKSRPRKRKLSKMLGPQWGKEELEQFYKAYRKHGKDWEKVAAVVRNRSVGMVEALYTMNKAYLSLPKGFASGAGLIAMMTDHYSNLGESDSELESNGGTGPSQKPQKRARVTKGSEAPPVLDLLQSQPAASNYGCLSLLKKRRSGSKPWAVGKRTPRVPVTYSHDKDNEKYVSPIWQGMKVKADAVDDDVAHEIALALTEASQRGGSPQVSQTPKRKTKTPSPAQHDELMHPESEMMSAKLRGSEMDEVGCELSLGSTDAYGGDYARDRIFWKGRRYHGRRSLEVEENLDNHLDDVREACSGTEEGQKLEAVEEKFEMEVAYSKLVRSSKGSRKRSKKVLFGEVEDTDFDALEALADLSLRLPETSVDTGLSALVEEEKTGIVAKSKLKGNRSSPGVKPISFKNTKHGKVFTHNVTSIPEVKEAPYQISPVMRKRRQKPSPSKISENEKHADSHLGESQKVEITKDDDNFVSKGKCSQDAPCFKEGKLMKPAERTSSSNNHGRELNDFAPTTIRVLSANQFNMPTKVRSSRKLNTPKLLVEKDSKSSENIVNSQSNTVIPSFQDRVPSLKGKLSNCLSRYLVRRWCVFEWFNSAIDYPWFAKREFVEYLEHVGLAHIPRLTRVEWGVIRSSLGKPRRFSEQFLKEEKEKLYQYRESVREHYAELRAGTMDGLPTDLARPLSVGQRILALHPRTSEIHDGSILTVDHSRCCVQFDRPELGVEFVMDVHCMPLNPLENMPASMIGHNIALNRYIKNLNELKINVRPAEKMEEFKFSPCENLEGASALPHTSPLTYPSSDLLQQPKGGLLGSNTQVNIGGETVGAQPSFCAQIQAKEADIHALSELTQALDKKEAVVSELKHMNDEVLESQKHGDYSLKDSEVFKKHYAAVLLQLNEVNELVSSALFCLRERNTYQGNIPHVLLKPGANIDEPACHSSSFDSSTDDTQESGSHVVEIVESSRTKAQTMVDAAMQAMLSLKKEGSSIDSIEDAIDFVNNKLSADDLSVPAIRSSIPAISAQGTLASQDHLSSCAANPEAINDAPDAKFNNLSTQNEVQIPTELISHCVATLLMIQRCTERQFPPSDVAVVLDSAVTSLKPCCSTNLPIYAEIQKCMGIIRNQILALIPT